A single region of the Salvia miltiorrhiza cultivar Shanhuang (shh) chromosome 8, IMPLAD_Smil_shh, whole genome shotgun sequence genome encodes:
- the LOC130996702 gene encoding 30S ribosomal protein S16-2, chloroplastic/mitochondrial-like, producing the protein MVVRLRLSRFGCRNKPFYRLMAADSRSPRDGKHLEVLGYYNPLPGQDGGKRMGVNFDRVKYWLSVGAQPSDPVQRLLFRAGLLPPPPMLAMGRKGGPRDMRPVDPLSGRVMTEGKQDTVVKEKADVDENLSS; encoded by the exons atggttgtACGATTGAGGCTATCGAGATTTGGATGTCGGAACAAGCCATTCTACAGATTGATGGCTGCAGATAGCCGATCTCCGAGAGACGGCAAGCATTTGGAAGTCTTGGGCTACTATAACCCCCTTCCTG GTCAGGATGGCGGTAAAAGAATGGGAGTTAATTTTGACAGAGTGAA GTATTGGCTTTCAGTTGGTGCACAACCCTCTGATCCTGTTCAGCGCCTTCTCTTTCGAGCAGGCTTGTTACCCCCACCACCCATGCTAGCAATGGGACGAAAAGGTGGTCCAAGAGACATGCGCCCAGTTGATCCATTAAGTGGGCGTGTTATGACAGAGGGTAAGCAAGATACTGTTGTAAAAGAGAAAGCTGACGTGGATGAGAATTTGAGTTCTTGA
- the LOC130996701 gene encoding uncharacterized protein LOC130996701 produces MDREWGSKPGSGGAATAQNEAIDRRERLRRLALETIDLAKDPYFMRNHLGSYECKLCLTLHNNEGNYLAHTQGKRHQTNLAKRAAREAKEAPAQPQPHKRKVTLKKIVKIGRPGYRVTKQFDPETKQRSLLFQIEYPEIEDNTKPRHRFMSSFEQKVQPFDKRYQYLLFAAEPYEIISFKVPSTEIDKSTPKFFSHWDPDSKMFTLQLYFKTKPPETNKPQPAPAANGTAAPGAPPRSLPPPPPPQGPPPAPPTGNPPRPPTSMPGSLPPPPLANGPRPMPPGGNLPAPPPPPVGSGPMANFTPGAQMGRPPMPPPHGFPGQQMQGHGMYQPPPPNMG; encoded by the exons ATGGACAGGGAGTGGGGTTCGAAGCCGGGAAGCGGAGGCGCCGCCACCGCCCAGAATGAGGCCATCGACCGACGGGAGCGGCTCCGCCGACTTGCCCTCGAAACCATTGATTTGGCCAAAGATCCCTATTTCATGCGCAACCACCTCGGAAG TTACGAGTGTAAACTCTGCTTGACCTTGCACAACAATGAGGGAAATTACTTGGCGCACACACAGGGGAAGCGTCACCAGACCAACTTGGCTAAGCGAGCGGCTCGTGAAGCCAAAGAAGCTCCGGCTCAGCCGCAGCCTCATAAGCGCAAAGTTACTCTGAAGAAAATTG TTAAAATTGGCAGGCCTGGATATCGTGTAACCAAGCAATTTGACCCAGAGACCAAACAGAGGTCACTGCTTTTCCAG ATAGAATATCCCGAGATTGAAGACAATACAAAGCCAAGGCATCGGTTTATGTCATCCTTTGAGCAG AAAGTTCAACCATTCGATAAAAGATATCAGTACTTGTTGTTTGCTGCTGAACCATATGAAATTATATCTTTCAAG GTTCCAAGTACAGAGATTGATAAGTCAACTCCCAAGTTCTTCTCCCACTGGGATCCAGACTCAAAGATGTTCACG TTGCAGTTGTACTTTAAGACGAAGCCACCAGAGACAAATAAACCTCAACCTGCTCCTGCAGCTAATGGGACAGCGGCTCCTGGTGCCCCACCTAGGTCTTtgccaccaccacctcctccacaAGGACCGCCTCCAGCACCACCAACTGGTAATCCTCCTAGGCCTCCAACTTCGATGCCAGGATCCTTGCCTCCTCCTCCTTTAGCCAATGGGCCAAGGCCTATGCCTCCTGGTGGAAATCTGCCTGCCCCGCCTCCTCCCCCCGTTGGCAGTGGTCCTATGGCAAATTTTACCCCTGGTGCACAAATGGGAAGGCCTCCTATGCCACCACCTCATGGTTTCCCAGGGCAGCAAATGCAGGGTCATGGGATGTACCAACCCCCTCCACCTAATATGGGTTGA